In Chloroflexota bacterium, a single genomic region encodes these proteins:
- a CDS encoding methyltransferase domain-containing protein, whose protein sequence is MTRRTPKRRSGTRNSPARNSPASRQDTRRTRTPRGNANVRGGNAQSGNARGRNTSGKNSDSENARGRNPRSRNTDSQIERGRNARRSKVQGGNTRNAAARSDKPDINTAQVYEVETVIGLEEYARREIRRLFGKASSGRAVLGRAVLTNGGGADGRFGLRFDGSIRRFGELRTITAIHRVETFAVPRPRALLGHQHLTRLLSAIRSVLDARPDGAFRTFRIAAAGSDSGVYARLREEIAAAIALEPTEDAANLQIAVRRATEDEGGWQALIRTSPLPLSARRWRVCDMQGALNATVASVMVNLAKPRQDEHVLNLCCGSGTLMIERLGMGRAASVTGVDISESALQCADANLRAAGHRTSVSMLQADCADIPLPDAGVDTITADLPFGMVQEGLPKGAEIASLYRAALAEAARVAAPDAAFVAITTRHRAMLDAISESSQWDLNKEIPISIPYRRGYIRPRIYLLRRATNMGGRL, encoded by the coding sequence ATGACCCGCAGAACACCGAAACGCAGATCAGGTACACGCAACTCGCCCGCGCGTAACTCACCCGCAAGCAGGCAAGACACGCGCAGAACGCGAACACCACGCGGAAATGCGAATGTACGCGGCGGAAACGCGCAGAGTGGCAATGCACGCGGTCGTAACACAAGTGGCAAGAACTCCGACAGCGAAAATGCGCGTGGCAGAAATCCGCGCAGCAGGAATACGGACAGTCAAATTGAGCGCGGCAGGAATGCTCGCCGATCGAAAGTGCAAGGTGGAAATACCCGCAACGCAGCCGCGCGCAGCGACAAGCCGGACATCAACACCGCGCAGGTTTATGAAGTGGAGACTGTCATTGGGTTAGAGGAGTACGCCCGCCGTGAGATACGCAGGCTGTTCGGCAAGGCGTCGTCGGGCAGGGCAGTGTTGGGCAGGGCAGTGTTGACTAATGGCGGCGGCGCTGATGGGCGCTTTGGCTTGCGCTTTGACGGCAGCATCCGCCGCTTCGGCGAACTCCGCACGATAACCGCCATCCACAGAGTCGAAACATTCGCCGTGCCGCGTCCGCGCGCGCTGCTCGGGCATCAGCATTTGACTCGCCTGCTCAGCGCAATTCGCAGCGTACTGGACGCTCGACCTGACGGCGCGTTTCGCACATTCCGCATTGCGGCGGCAGGATCGGACAGCGGCGTCTATGCTCGGCTCCGCGAGGAAATCGCCGCCGCCATCGCGCTCGAACCGACCGAAGACGCCGCGAATCTGCAAATCGCCGTGCGCCGCGCGACCGAAGACGAAGGTGGCTGGCAGGCACTCATCCGCACAAGCCCTTTGCCGCTGTCCGCGCGCAGGTGGCGTGTCTGCGACATGCAGGGCGCGCTCAACGCCACCGTCGCGAGTGTGATGGTGAATCTCGCCAAGCCGCGCCAAGACGAGCACGTGCTGAACCTATGCTGCGGCAGCGGCACTCTGATGATAGAGCGGCTCGGCATGGGACGCGCCGCGAGCGTTACCGGCGTGGACATCAGCGAATCCGCGTTGCAGTGCGCCGATGCCAATCTGCGCGCCGCCGGACATCGCACATCGGTGTCGATGCTGCAAGCCGACTGCGCCGACATCCCCCTGCCTGACGCCGGCGTGGATACGATAACAGCAGACTTGCCGTTCGGCATGGTGCAGGAAGGCTTGCCAAAAGGTGCCGAAATCGCATCTCTATATCGCGCCGCGCTCGCCGAAGCCGCCAGAGTCGCCGCGCCGGATGCCGCGTTCGTCGCCATCACCACGCGCCACCGCGCAATGCTCGACGCCATCTCAGAGTCCTCGCAGTGGGACTTGAACAAGGAAATCCCTATCAGCATCCCATACCGGCGCGGCTATATCCGCCCGCGCATCTACCTACTGCGACGCGCCACAAATATGGGCGGTCGGCTATAA
- a CDS encoding D-aminoacylase — protein MEKVNMLDLLIANGLIIDGTGSPGFYGAVGVEGDVVRVFRGDISGVDATRTIDATDHVVSPGFIDMHSHAGLVILSEPEHHPKVRQGITTELIGVDGNSYAPFHKHEDFLDFVALNSGLDGNPPLPGRWSTVEQYLAMFDRKTAVNIAYILGNAPVRINAVGWDDRPATESEIADMKAITREAMEEGAVGLSTGLDYPPGSYADTDELVELSELVADMGGFYHTHVRYRLGDRYLDPFREALEIGTRSRIPVHITHFFQRAPSTGGGQGLLDLVEDAADGGQDVTFDSYPYVFGSTRLLIMVPDWTHDGGVANLKAALASEDARKRLRREMEPRGPSWDNVWLTYFKQPHNHLYEGMSVEAIAAVRGQHPVDAICDLLLEEDLQTCYVTDGANGNTLPAFVSHPLSMVGSDAVLVGDFPSPRTYGCFPVILAEYVREENQLSLPEAIRKMTSFAAQRIGLSDRGILRDGMKADITVFHPRNVHTPATRTEPKQFPIGIEYVIVNGTVVIDNGEHTGALPGRSVGR, from the coding sequence ATGGAGAAGGTGAATATGCTGGACTTGCTCATCGCCAATGGGCTTATCATCGATGGTACTGGCAGTCCCGGCTTTTACGGTGCGGTGGGCGTTGAGGGCGATGTGGTGCGCGTGTTTCGCGGCGACATCAGCGGCGTCGATGCGACGCGCACAATTGACGCCACCGACCATGTTGTCTCGCCCGGCTTTATCGACATGCACTCACACGCCGGTCTGGTTATATTGTCCGAACCGGAGCATCATCCAAAGGTGCGGCAAGGCATCACCACCGAGCTCATCGGCGTGGACGGCAATTCCTACGCGCCGTTCCACAAGCACGAAGACTTTCTCGACTTCGTTGCGCTCAATTCCGGCCTTGACGGCAACCCGCCCTTGCCCGGCAGGTGGTCCACGGTTGAGCAGTATCTCGCCATGTTCGACCGGAAGACGGCTGTGAACATCGCGTACATTCTGGGCAATGCGCCGGTGCGCATCAACGCCGTGGGCTGGGACGACAGACCCGCGACCGAGTCCGAGATTGCGGACATGAAGGCGATTACCCGCGAGGCGATGGAGGAAGGCGCTGTTGGGCTGTCCACCGGGCTGGACTACCCGCCGGGCAGTTACGCGGACACGGACGAACTCGTTGAACTGAGCGAGCTTGTCGCGGATATGGGCGGCTTTTACCACACGCATGTGCGCTATCGGCTCGGCGACCGCTATCTCGACCCGTTCCGCGAGGCGCTCGAAATCGGCACGCGCAGCCGCATCCCCGTGCACATCACGCACTTCTTCCAGCGCGCCCCCAGCACCGGCGGCGGGCAGGGGCTGCTCGACCTAGTTGAAGACGCGGCGGACGGCGGGCAGGATGTTACTTTCGATAGCTACCCGTATGTGTTCGGCAGCACGCGCTTGCTGATTATGGTGCCGGATTGGACGCACGACGGCGGCGTCGCGAATCTGAAAGCGGCGCTGGCATCGGAGGACGCGCGCAAACGTCTGCGCCGCGAGATGGAACCGCGCGGGCCCTCTTGGGACAATGTCTGGCTGACATACTTCAAGCAGCCGCACAACCACTTGTATGAGGGCATGTCAGTGGAGGCGATCGCCGCCGTGCGCGGGCAGCATCCGGTCGATGCGATATGCGACCTGCTGCTCGAAGAAGACTTGCAGACCTGCTATGTAACGGACGGCGCGAACGGCAACACGCTGCCTGCGTTCGTCAGCCATCCGCTGTCGATGGTTGGCAGCGACGCCGTGCTGGTAGGCGATTTCCCCAGTCCGCGCACTTATGGCTGTTTCCCCGTCATTCTCGCCGAGTATGTGCGTGAGGAAAACCAGCTCTCGCTGCCGGAGGCGATACGCAAGATGACATCGTTCGCTGCGCAGCGCATCGGACTGAGCGACAGGGGCATCTTGCGGGACGGCATGAAAGCGGACATCACCGTGTTCCACCCGCGCAATGTGCACACTCCCGCCACGCGCACAGAACCCAAGCAGTTCCCCATCGGCATCGAATACGTCATCGTCAACGGTACTGTCGTCATAGACAACGGCGAACACACCGGCGCGCTGCCGGGTCGCTCCGTCGGCAGGTAG
- a CDS encoding peptide chain release factor 2 (programmed frameshift) — MQDIKSQIADVRGRIAELLVRLDLPVDEKEIAALEEEATAQGFWDVPEAAQRKMQRLSDLKGKVADWRTLETQAESLEDLLLLSIEEGDYSLLDTFVQELAEMRRRLAELEFDLTLSGPYDERNAIVALHAGAGGVESQDWASMLMRMYLRWAEQRRFKQDVLDVSVGDEAGIKSAVIQVTGRFAYGYLQAERGVHRLVRLSPFDSDHARHTSFALMEVLPEVEEGVDVAINPDDLRVDVFRAGGHGGQNVQKNSTAVRITHLPTGIRVSCQNERSQHQNREIAIRILLSRLVEREMEEKAREIARLKGEHVSPEWGNQIRSYVLHPYKMVKDHRTGYDTSDVDAVLDGELDDFIKAWLTTKIGNDESTS; from the exons ATGCAGGATATTAAGAGTCAGATTGCGGATGTGAGGGGCAGGATTGCCGAACTTCTGGTGCGTCTT GACCTGCCTGTTGATGAGAAGGAGATAGCCGCGCTCGAAGAAGAGGCGACGGCGCAAGGCTTTTGGGATGTGCCGGAAGCGGCGCAGCGCAAGATGCAGCGGCTGTCCGACCTCAAGGGAAAGGTCGCAGACTGGCGTACGCTCGAAACGCAGGCGGAATCGCTCGAAGACTTGCTGCTGCTCTCCATCGAGGAGGGAGACTATTCTCTGCTGGACACCTTTGTTCAGGAATTGGCAGAAATGCGGCGCAGACTCGCCGAGCTGGAATTCGATCTGACGCTGTCCGGTCCGTACGACGAGCGCAACGCCATCGTCGCGCTGCACGCAGGCGCAGGCGGCGTAGAATCGCAGGACTGGGCAAGCATGCTGATGCGGATGTACCTGCGATGGGCAGAACAGCGCAGGTTCAAGCAGGATGTGCTGGATGTGTCGGTCGGCGACGAAGCCGGCATCAAGAGCGCGGTGATTCAGGTTACGGGCAGGTTCGCTTACGGCTATCTGCAAGCGGAACGCGGCGTTCACCGGCTCGTCAGGCTATCGCCGTTCGACTCCGACCACGCGCGGCATACATCGTTCGCGCTGATGGAAGTGCTGCCCGAAGTGGAGGAAGGCGTCGATGTCGCCATCAACCCGGACGACCTGCGGGTAGATGTGTTCCGCGCGGGCGGACACGGCGGGCAGAATGTGCAGAAGAACTCGACCGCGGTGCGAATAACCCACCTGCCGACAGGAATCCGCGTCAGCTGCCAGAACGAGCGCTCGCAGCACCAGAACCGCGAAATCGCGATCCGAATACTGCTGTCGCGGCTGGTCGAGCGGGAGATGGAAGAAAAGGCGCGCGAGATTGCGCGGCTCAAGGGCGAGCATGTGTCGCCGGAATGGGGCAACCAAATTCGCAGCTACGTGCTGCATCCGTACAAGATGGTCAAAGACCACCGCACCGGCTACGACACCTCAGACGTCGATGCCGTGCTAGACGGCGAACTCGACGATTTCATCAAGGCATGGCTGACGACAAAAATCGGAAATGACGAAAGTACATCATAA